Within the Camelus dromedarius isolate mCamDro1 chromosome 9, mCamDro1.pat, whole genome shotgun sequence genome, the region TAGGGGCCCCAACAACTAAGTATTTGAGTAGATAAAGGTTGGGAGGATGGACTCTTGGCACATAAGAGGTAACTGTGggacacccctcccccagcagttGAGTCCCTAAGAGAGTAGAGTTTCTGAGCTGGGCGAGGTTGGGGCTAGAACTCACAGCTGGCTGGCTCTTTGGGCTTGCTGGTCCCCTGCAGAAGGCTCCGCAGCCCAAGTAGCGCTCCCCCGCCAGGGGGGGCCCCGGCCGGGCCGCCCAGCAGCAGTGGGGCCGGGGTCCTGTCGCTCACGGGCCGCGCCATTGCCGGGCACCTGCCGGCAGGCTCACGGGCTCATGGAGAGGCGAAGAGCTGGCCTTCCAGTCAGCGGCACACTCCTGTGGTTCAGGCGAGTGTCTGCCCAGGGGCGGGCGAGCGTAGCTTGCAAGCCTCCAGTATCCAGAACACTGCAAATCCTAGGAGCGACGTGTTATTGCTGTCCTCGGTGCAGAAACGTGCAACTCAAGAGGGTCCCAGGAGACCATACAGTCTGGGTGAGGGGTGATCAAATCAGGCGGCCGGCTCTTTGCAACCGAGGGTTCAAAAGGACACAAGGCGCTCCTTCTACAAGGTGGGCGAGCCTGGCTCTTGCAAAATCTGCAGCTCTCTCCACGGAAGGAGCTTTGCAATCTGTACCGAGAGGTGTGCGCggaggggcgggggagagggcaggaggaggtggccgCCTTGAGGCGTGGCCAAAGCAAACTTCTTtcgcggaaaaaaaaaaaaagaagccaaaccAAAACACCCGACGCCACAGCGCTCACCCCTCCTCTCGGCCCCCGCCCGACTCTAGGGCCCTGCACTCCAGCCGCGTGCCTCCCTCTGGCTCAAAGCGCAAGCCAATCACGTCTCGACCCCTCGAGATGTACAGCCAATGGGACCCCTGGATCCGCCAAGGCCGAGGAGTGAGAGAGGGGCTCAGTGCGTGAAGTTACCGTGCCTTTTGGAGGGAGGCGGGACCCTGACCTACATTTACCCAATGGGAGACAGCGCTGGGGGCGGGACTGTGACCCAGTTCGGACCAATGAGGCAGGCGGGAGGGGGAAGCACATGGCTTTGCGCGTGCTGCCTGACTTGGGGGGGGGTAAGAGGCTGGGGGATGGAGGGGTAGAACGCCGCTTAAAGGAGCCACATACCGAAATGACTGTTCTGGGAAACAGGAAGCAAAAAAACCGAGTTGTGGGGTTTAGGAAGAGGGATATTGGTTTCTAGAAGAAGGCTGCTATTCTTTAACACCCAGATGTTTCCCCACGGCGCCTAGAATCAGACCACTGAGATACAGGAAGTATTCTGTCCCTTTAATAGCTTTGTTTTGGGGGTGACTCCCCTCCCCTTGTGAGGAGGCTTGGGAAAGGCAGGCGCAATCCTCGATGACGAGTCTCAGCGACCGTGGGGGGCACCATCCACTGTAAGATGACACCGGTGAGGGGGGCGTTAGTTTAGGGCAAGATAGAAAGGAGTGCAGAGGGCGTGCAGGGGGCGGGGATTGGGCCGCGCAAGGCTCTACCACAGGTTGCGAAGGGGGAACCAGAGTGTACCAGGTTGAGAAGTTGAGGGAAATGGTAAGATTCTGGCACGGGGCTAAACCATAGGAATGCAGCAGGAGAGTGGAAAAGGGACTCGTTTAAGCTTTAGGCAGAACTATGTGGAGGTATTCATGGGGCGATGTGGGCTGTACCATGTTGAGAAGACAGAGAGGTGAACTTTAGATCACTGGGCTGAACCAAGAGGAGGCTGTAAGGAAGGGGGTTGTACCATGTTGATTCTCAGTAAGGGGGATGTCAGATTATGGAACAGCTAGGGTTGTACCACATGGAAACAGGGAAAAGGATTCGCGGTGTACCATTTCGGAAAGCCATAGTAATAAGAACCACGGGCCAGTAGTTGATCGTACCACAAGGAAGCCAGGGGGCTCGGGTTAAACACCAAGTTGCAAGTTGCAAGCAGTGAAGAGGAAAGACAAATCAAGGACCAGCAATGGTCTATGACGGGAAGGTGGGCTGTACCACGTTGACACAAAGAGGGAAGGTTGAGAGGGCGAGTGAGAGCTCAGGAGGCTGGATCACAAGGAAGCAGTAAAGGGGAAGCAAGGACTGTATCATATTGAGACACCAAGGGGAGACACAGAGGCGGGTTAGACGAAGACATGGAGGGGGGTGCAGACTGGATCATACCATGCAAGCGGTAGTTGGGGCCTCGGCAACGCCTCTCGGGGTGCCGGGGGTCCCTGTTGCCCCTCAAGGCCCTGTGGGCCAAGGGCTGCAAGGGCCGGCCGTTACCGCTGAGGCTCTGGAAGATCTGGGACGGAGGATTCTGGCTCAGGAGTCTCAGGGAGTGCATCTGCCGTGGAAGTGGGGTGGGAAACTCCGAGTGAATAATAAATGGCCCTGGTGACGTCACAAGGAAACCCCGCCTGGGAGCGAGTGGGCGGGGTCTTGCTTAGTCCCACCCGACCCCCAAGGTTGTCAGACCCTCGAATCGACTCTAATTCCCTGTCAATGCGGGGGGGGGACGGTTGGAGGGTAGGTGAGGCAAAGCGACACCTAAGCCAGGGAACGGATTGGGGTGGCAGGGATGGGGGGAATGGGCCGACGGGTTCACCTGGAGGGAGGTGATATTCAGGGCCCTGTCAATGAGGATCCAGGTAACAGTCTCCGAGCAGGGTGGGGTGCTGAGAGAGCCCTGATAGGTGATGAAGCCAAAGGATTCGGGGAATAGCAGCTCCAGGCTGAGGTCTTGAAGAAAGTAGGCATCATCTGCGGGAATAGCAGGCCAGAGTGAAGAGGGGTGCCCCTGCTGAACTCCCCTTCTGTGCACATCCCACCCCTACGCCCCAATGCCCAGGGACTTACTCTTGTAGGAGATGCGGGTGATGGTGTCACGGTTAAGGAGGCGGCTGAGGAATGGGTTTGAGCTACCAGCCACCTGTGTGGAAGTCTGAGGTGAGGAGACAGGAACCCAGAAGTCCAAGCCTCCAATCCCTTTCTCCCCCAGGACCCAGGAGTCTGGGCCACCCTCTCAGAGGCCCTCTTCTCAGGCCCCAGgttccagcccctccctccctccaaatcTTGCCTGGGCTCACATTGACAAAGAGGCTGAGAATGGCCAAGCCATTGGGGCCCCGGGAGGCGGCGCTGAGGTTCCCATAGAGTTCTTGGTTGAAGTGGATGAGCTGCACCTGGGAAGGGAGCACAGAGAGTGGGGTCCTCCAGCAGAATTGGGGAGAGAGAATGGGTACAGCTCTGAGTTGTTGAGGTTAAGGATTAGTGCTGGGGGGCAGATCTGTGGAAGGAGGATGGGGTgaatgggggaggtgggaggaattGAGTCGACTCAGGGTCAAAGTCGAGGGTTAGAGGTTAGTGGCTGCCACCTCAGCAGAGAAACCCTGATGGTTGATCTGGTGTTCAGAGCCAGCTCCATCCCGTGCTCCAAACAGCAGCCGCAGTTCACTGAGTCGGTGGCTATAAAGGAGGGGCCCCCCAGACACGTTGACCACGGGCCGGGGTGCAGGCAGGAAGGAGACATGGCGACCAGTGTTGTACAGGGTTCCCCGGAGCTGTGGGAGAGGTGGAAACCTTTATGGGGACACACAGAGAAAATCTtttccctactgttttccactcCTACATTTCCCACTGCCAACAACCATTTAGTTTGAACACTAAAGTcttgccaggctctgtgctggtcCATGGTAGATGCCTAATagtggtgaatatatttaattaataacTAGTTATTGAGCTGCTACTCTATGCCACAGATTCCAGGAAGAGAGCAATGAGCAAGTACACAAAAATTCTGGGCCTCCTGGAGCTTCTGTTTGaatggaggagagacagacaataaatactGAATCGCAGAAGTAAGTGCTTAATTAATTACATCCTGTGCTCATGCTGGGAAGAACTGGGagttctgagaaagcagaatggGAAACCCAGTCtagattggggtgggggtggggtgtcaggaaaggcttccataaggaagtgacatttgaatgGAGCCAGGAAGGATAAGGAGGGGTTAGttgcagggagcagggagaagaGCATTCCACAAGATGGAACAGCAAACGCAAAGGCTCTGAGGTGGCTTGTTTTAGAAGCCAATGGACCAGAGCTCAGTGAGCCATGGAGAGAGTGGTGATGGGAGCCAGATGGTGCAGAGCCTTGTGGGCAGTGATGgagtattttgtgtttttatttaaataattgagTATATATAACACACTTGGCACAATGCCGGGCACATGGTAAGTGCTATATAAGTGTCTGCTGATATTACTTATCCTAATAGGATTTTTGAGCAGGAGAGTGGTATGGTCtggtttgcattttaaaacatctctCTAGCTGGAGATGGAGAATGGATTGcaagagacagagaagcaggCCATCAAGGATGCTATGGCACTGGTCCAGGAGCAAGATGATGGTGGCAGCAGTGGAGGGACAAGAAGTGAAGTGATATTTAGCAGGGAGACCAGAAAAGACATGATGGGAAGTGGCAGTGAGGGAGAAAATGGGATAGGAAATAACTCTGAGGCTTTTGACTGGGGTGGCTGAGTGAAGGATACTGCCAACTCTTAGAAGAAACGGTATTGCAAAGTGGGAAGAGCATGGATTCTGGGACCatactgcctgggtttgaatctcagcccTAGCActctctagctgtgtgacctcaggccagtaacttaacctctctgtgcctcagtttctgcatccataaaataagggtaataatagcacctatttcatggggttgttgtgaggattcgAGGATTTATCAAgttttaaaacagtgcctggcacaggaaaAGGTCTATTTTACCATTGTTTCTAAGAGATGGGAAAACTAGGGAGGATAGACGAATAGGTAATCCATTTTAGACTACAAGGCACCTCATCTCCACCCAGTGTGTAGGCCTCTTTCCCCAAGACTAGCCTCACAACTTAATgcctcacccccccacccctactcATGCCCAGTCCCCATGGATTCTGTAGCCCCTCCCACCAAGCTCCTTACCTTCTCTCCTCCAGTGCTGAGTCTCAGCGGGGGCAGAAAGGGGTCATAAAGGACCCTCTTCAGCTCCACATCCACGGGGCTCTGCCGCTTTCCCACGGCACACAAACTCCAGGCTGCATTCACCAGGCCCCAGAAGGGAGGCCCTGAGAACAGGGGTGtggcagggaggaaagggagtcAGAAATATGGAACAGATGCCAATGCTGGCATCTGATGGGAAGGCTGTGGTCTGGACTCTGGATCCCAGGAGATGGAGAGCTGGAAATCTGGACTCCTGGCTCTGAGGGAGGGGACTCGAATCCAGGATCTCGGGTCCTAGAAGAATCTTGGAGGAGTTTCCtaagaccccacccccaccactctcCAGCACCTCCAAGCCTCTCTCTGATCAAACCTATCTTAAAAATCGTCATTGGGGAAGGAACTACAACTCCCAGCAGGCCCAGCGGCTGCCAGCCTACCAATCTACTGCCGGCCTTGCCAGAGCCCATGGGAGTTGTAGTTCCCTCAGTCTCCCTTGTCCCACAGCAGgataatgaaggtactggggaggAGTTGCAAGAGAGGCCTGGATCAGGCGGGGAACGGGACCGCTGAACCCCTTGGTCTCAGCTGGAACCAGGATCTACCTGCCTCTTTCCCTGCAAACACGCACACACTCTTCCACGCTCATACTCCCTTGCCTTCCACTCACTCCCACTCACTACTTGAAATGCACATGTATAATGTCCCACTCCGTTCAGAGGCTGGGTCTccggaggcagggaggaaggggctgggactcctgggtcctggggcaggggtgggaggagagggctcCTGAGTCTCAGGAAGAAGGCGCCTGCAGCCCAGACTCCTGGGTCCCCGCCCTGGCTGCACCTGGCACGAAGTTTCCCTGGAGATTATCCTTGTAGCTCCACCAGTCCTCGGGGTCAGGTGCGGGTCCGATGTGAGCTGGGGAGAGAGCAGCCTGAACCCCTCTCCTTGgcatccccacccccagcgctCCCTCAGGGGCCCCTGCCCCGACCCCCAGGCCTTACCTGCAGCCCCCAGTGCGGCCCAGAGAACCAGCGCTCCAGGGGCGCTCAGGCGAGCTGCACTCCCCATCCCCAGGAGACCTCTGGGCGACCCCTTCCCAATGCTCTGGACCCCCTCTCTCAGCTCTGTCCCCTCTTTCTGGAACCCTGTCCTTCTAGGACCcccagccttcctctcctccccacaggGAGTCCCAGTTCCCCAGCTACTAAAGCAGCCGGGATGGAgaaacccccaccccacctgcacccccgccccttttcctcctctctgagcctctcctgcctctttcccGAACCCTCcggcctccctctccctcccgaccttccttctcctctctctgccttctgcttCTCCCTCCAGCTACCTCTTGGTTTCTAATCCACACCCTCTTCTTGGCTCTCTTTTCCTCAAGCTCCCCCAGCCCTCTAACTCCGTACCCCACCCTGCTGCTctcacctgctcctcctcctccctctccctcttctctgctcctgcctcttctttctcccttctctcccccttgtcctccccactctctccctctcggtctccagctcctctgtctccccacctcctcctctccagcctcttctctctgtttctctgtgtctctcttctctctcctcccttcctccctcctccctctccctctcttctctctctgggtGTTATTCAATTTTTCTGTCGTTGTTTGGGGTGTGGGGGGGTCCTCACAGCAGTGAACACTCCTCCTCGGGTTGGCGTGTGTGGGGGTTGGTGTCTaaggggcaggatggaggggtCGTTGAAGGGCTAGTCCCCACTCCCATCCGCGCTGGGGCCATGGGGGCGGGGGTGGCCCCGGACACCTGGGGCCCAAGAGCTGGCAGTTTCCATCCTCCGCAGAAGGCggaagggggggggggcgctTAAGGTGGAGCTGGGAGAGTCCTCGTTGTCTCCGTGCTCAGGGCCGTTGGCCCCGGGGGATCGGGGGTCTCCGGGCTCGCGGGGGCCCGGGTCAGAGGCTGCGCCAGCGCCTGCAGCCCCCGCCCAAAGCATCACTCGGGCCTCGGCCAGGGGCTCCCTTAACCCGGCTGAGGGATCCCCTGGGAGACTGGAGTGCGGTGTGGGCCGCTGAccaggagggggaggcagagacctggaaagagagagggaggtgggaggaggagctgggaaggCAGAGGCAAGAGAGCAGAGGTGAGATCAGAGAACTGCGGAGGCTTGGAGAGGGTAAAGGAGCTGAGCTAGGTGTGGAGAGAGGACGGAGGGAGAGCCAGGGAAGAGATgagggggcggtgggggtgggggcaggaggaagagagactgAGAGACTCACATACCTTGAATGAAAGAGATGCAGAAACGGATGTACACAGAGAAGAGACAGATAGAGACCCCCAGAATGAGAGGGTAAAATACAGAACGAGACAGAtacagagggaggcagagaaagagagacagagacacgcagagaaagagagacagagtcacacagagagacagagacacaaacagagatagaagcagagagacccagagacagagagaccctCAGAGCACTTAAGAGATGGAAGAGCAAGATGCCAGGCAGGAGGTATGaggggagagacagaaa harbors:
- the CA11 gene encoding carbonic anhydrase-related protein 11 isoform X2, with translation MGSAARLSAPGALVLWAALGAAAHIGPAPDPEDWWSYKDNLQGNFVPAWSLCAVGKRQSPVDVELKRVLYDPFLPPLRLSTGGEKLRGTLYNTGRHVSFLPAPRPVVNVSGGPLLYSHRLSELRLLFGARDGAGSEHQINHQGFSAEVQLIHFNQELYGNLSAASRGPNGLAILSLFVNVAGSSNPFLSRLLNRDTITRISYKNDAYFLQDLSLELLFPESFGFITYQGSLSTPPCSETVTWILIDRALNITSLQMHSLRLLSQNPPSQIFQSLSGNGRPLQPLAHRALRGNRDPRHPERRCRGPNYRLHVDGAPHGR
- the CA11 gene encoding carbonic anhydrase-related protein 11 isoform X1; its protein translation is MGSAARLSAPGALVLWAALGAAAHIGPAPDPEDWWSYKDNLQGNFVPGPPFWGLVNAAWSLCAVGKRQSPVDVELKRVLYDPFLPPLRLSTGGEKLRGTLYNTGRHVSFLPAPRPVVNVSGGPLLYSHRLSELRLLFGARDGAGSEHQINHQGFSAEVQLIHFNQELYGNLSAASRGPNGLAILSLFVNVAGSSNPFLSRLLNRDTITRISYKNDAYFLQDLSLELLFPESFGFITYQGSLSTPPCSETVTWILIDRALNITSLQMHSLRLLSQNPPSQIFQSLSGNGRPLQPLAHRALRGNRDPRHPERRCRGPNYRLHVDGAPHGR